The Montipora capricornis isolate CH-2021 chromosome 6, ASM3666992v2, whole genome shotgun sequence genome has a window encoding:
- the LOC138050537 gene encoding BTB/POZ domain-containing protein 6-like — protein sequence MSARENWQTKRPTVRERTMFMLNNDLFSDVKFVVRKSNSDDESESKQVIPAHKFVLSIGSPVFEAMFYGEQAETSGSIELPDCEYNSLLELFRFMYSDEVNLSGSNVMEVFYLAKKYMVPSLVDKCSEYVQNNLNPSNVLSILPLAEKYDDKALVDRCWKVIDTQSEGVVTSDGFAAIQHSLLEAIISRDTLTLTEIDLFKAVHLWATKQCKKKGLEANGEAKRGILGEAVVKKIRFPLMKEHEFATIVLDAKILTPDEVITLVKFFNSGLGVTPVGFPETKRSGLSPVFRACDRFNNVQECQLWSGYEKRKDSLIFSVNNNIKLHGMCLFGRMNKDYHVNLVIKDLHTYSTVKTKTDSFRSQQMECKFGPYFGFEIFLDTPLDVKKNTDYQIEAEISGPTSVKGYNGLSLVDVSGVQFTFKESAQIGNGTGPSYGQFPRFVFSL from the coding sequence ATGTCTGCAAGAGAAAATTGGCAAACAAAGAGGCCCACAGTTCGAGAAAGAACCATGTTTATGCTGAACAACGATCTTTTCAGCGATGTGAAGTTTGTGGTTCGTAAATCTAACAGCGATGACGAAAGTGAAAGTAAGCAAGTTATTCCAGCTCACAAGTTTGTGCTGTCGATTGGTAGTCCTGTGTTTGAAGCTATGTTTTACGGTGAGCAAGCGGAAACTAGTGGCTCCATTGAACTGCCTGACTGTGAATACAACAGTTTGTTGGAGTTGTTTCGTTTCATGTACAGCGATGAAGTGAATTTAAGCGGGAGCAATGTTATGGAGGTGTTTTATTTGGCGAAGAAATACATGGTGCCTTCACTGGTTGATAAATGCAGcgaatatgttcaaaataatttaaaccCATCAAATGTCCTAAGCATCCTTCCATTGGCTGAGAAGTACGACGACAAAGCCTTGGTAGATCGATGTTGGAAAGTGATCGACACACAGTCGGAAGGAGTCGTGACGTCTGATGGATTTGCGGCAATTCAACACTCCTTGCTTGAGGCAATCATCTCAAGAGACACTCTTACCCTGACAGAGATCGACCTATTCAAAGCTGTTCACTTGTGGGCGACAAAGCAGTGCAAAAAGAAAGGCTTAGAAGCGAATGGTGAAGCAAAAAGAGGGATTCTTGGGGAAGCAGTAGTTAAAAAAATCCGCTTTCCCTTGATGAAAGAACACGAATTTGCAACCATTGTCCTTGATGCAAAAATCCTAACTCCAGACGAAGTAATCACCCTCGTAAAGTTCTTTAATTCAGGATTGGGAGTCACCCCAGTAGGATTTCCAGAGACAAAGCGGTCAGGTTTATCCCCTGTGTTTCGCGCTTGTGATAGATTTAACAACGTACAAGAATGTCAACTTTGGAGCGGCTACGAAAAAAGAAAGGACAGTCTTATTTTTAGCGTGAATAACAACATCAAGTTGCATGGAATGTGTTTATTTGGACGTATGAACAAAGACTATCACGTTAATTTAGTGATCAAGGATCTTCACACCTATTCCACTGTTAAAACCAAGACGGATAGCTTTAGGTCACAGCAAATGGAATGCAAATTTGGTCCTTACTTTgggtttgaaatttttttagaCACGCCACTTGATGTGAAGAAAAACACCGATTATCAAATCGAAGCAGAAATCTCCGGGCCCACCTCTGTCAAGGGATACAACGGCCTTTCTTTGGTTGACGTGTCTGGCGTGCAGTTTACGTTTAAGGAAAGTGCACAGATCGGCAACGGAACAGGTCCTTCCTATGGTCAATTTCCCCGatttgtgttttctttgtaa